A stretch of Sulfurovum zhangzhouensis DNA encodes these proteins:
- a CDS encoding DUF945 family protein, producing the protein MKKIMIILGVIVLGWLGTTAYISNSFKGEFDQYIQTVNKLYASQGVYYKADVNSSFFTSDVKLEIHFDEKRLGKAITDVYANFIELPVKVEYKVEHGPIFYRDGFGIGFAKFNAEMKASEMLAGKFKENLVEAIPEDITLYLTEVLCFDKKLKMKMHSNAITLTENGEKVEIEPLVGSGLIDTKTLLGSFDITFPKMSVEGNGITAGITGTTLHVEMKDILGGKYLLGEGQFKIAKVTMEQDGLSKPVEMDFTMNFNTGREEGDYLMIAFDMQFNQEGLDQLDPTVNEIAKQANFAMKLHGLSPEALKKLEEVNQKQVEMTDTLYAMMMETDPSKAEAAQKRAEVAQETYMNTLTEAFRAMLVKDRTKMSASLDFTTKDDAKSSMSFSIGYVGEALTGSLEEMTAYLQTKPLEYLALDADLNFNEKHFALNPSPQEQQQAKMGLDMAVMQGFMSLENGIYSTKLEYKPKVLKINGQDKTQEILPMLEMSMAQGTMN; encoded by the coding sequence ATGAAAAAAATTATGATAATTCTAGGCGTAATAGTGCTGGGATGGTTAGGAACAACAGCATATATTTCAAACTCGTTCAAGGGTGAATTTGATCAGTATATACAAACGGTCAACAAACTCTACGCATCACAAGGTGTTTACTATAAAGCAGATGTCAATAGCAGTTTTTTTACCTCTGATGTGAAACTTGAAATTCATTTTGACGAGAAGCGTTTAGGCAAAGCTATAACAGATGTGTATGCAAATTTCATAGAGCTGCCTGTCAAGGTTGAGTATAAAGTAGAACATGGTCCGATCTTCTATCGCGACGGATTTGGTATCGGATTTGCAAAATTCAATGCCGAGATGAAAGCAAGTGAGATGCTTGCCGGGAAATTTAAAGAGAACCTTGTAGAGGCAATACCTGAAGATATCACACTCTATCTTACAGAGGTTCTCTGCTTTGATAAGAAGCTAAAAATGAAGATGCACTCCAATGCTATAACTTTGACAGAAAATGGAGAAAAAGTTGAGATTGAGCCGCTTGTAGGAAGCGGGTTGATTGATACAAAGACATTGCTTGGTTCATTTGATATTACATTTCCAAAGATGTCAGTTGAAGGGAATGGAATCACTGCCGGGATAACCGGTACTACATTACATGTAGAGATGAAAGATATTTTGGGCGGAAAATACCTGTTAGGTGAAGGGCAATTTAAAATAGCAAAAGTAACCATGGAACAAGATGGTCTGTCAAAACCGGTAGAGATGGACTTTACAATGAATTTTAATACCGGTCGTGAAGAGGGTGATTATCTAATGATAGCCTTTGATATGCAATTTAACCAAGAGGGACTTGACCAACTGGATCCAACCGTAAATGAGATCGCTAAACAGGCGAATTTCGCAATGAAACTTCATGGACTTAGTCCGGAAGCACTTAAAAAACTTGAAGAGGTAAATCAAAAACAGGTAGAGATGACAGATACTCTTTATGCAATGATGATGGAGACAGATCCGAGTAAGGCTGAAGCTGCGCAAAAACGTGCAGAAGTTGCACAAGAGACTTATATGAACACTCTAACAGAGGCATTTAGAGCAATGTTGGTAAAAGATAGAACTAAAATGAGTGCAAGTCTGGACTTTACGACTAAAGATGATGCCAAATCAAGTATGAGTTTCTCTATAGGATATGTGGGAGAAGCATTAACCGGAAGTTTGGAAGAGATGACTGCTTATCTTCAAACAAAACCATTGGAGTATCTTGCTTTAGATGCGGATCTGAATTTCAATGAAAAACATTTTGCTCTCAATCCATCACCGCAGGAACAGCAACAGGCTAAAATGGGATTGGACATGGCCGTGATGCAAGGCTTTATGAGTCTTGAAAACGGTATCTACTCAACGAAACTTGAGTACAAGCCTAAAGTACTTAAGATCAATGGACAAGATAAAACCCAGGAGATACTTCCTATGCTTGAGATGTCAATGGCACAAGGAACGATGAATTAA
- a CDS encoding A/G-specific adenine glycosylase, which yields MKKLHRNIHNWYQHHGRQTLPWRNTDEPYYIYLSEVMLQQTQVKTVYERYYFPFIERFPTLKELGESKLDDVLKMWEGLGYYNRAKNLHKTATLVHELPSDIEELIKLPGIGKNTAHAIAAFAFHQPVPIMEANVKRILCRIYKLKTPTEKELWEYAYRLVDRDNPFDYNQAMMDIGATICLPKNAQCNLCPLESICQGKVDPGLYPMKKKRLVPTREEHIVIHSYNDRLSLSQRSGKFLHGLWGFESMEVPPCAAEYLGEVSHAYTHFKLNCKVYLYYESSPEQIHYFNLDEIRELAISKVDEKILKLLEKTIETL from the coding sequence ATGAAAAAACTCCACCGCAATATCCATAACTGGTATCAACATCATGGCCGTCAAACTCTGCCTTGGAGAAATACGGATGAGCCCTACTACATCTACCTCAGTGAAGTCATGCTGCAGCAGACACAGGTAAAAACAGTCTATGAGCGTTACTATTTTCCTTTTATAGAACGTTTTCCTACACTAAAAGAGCTTGGGGAATCAAAACTCGATGATGTACTTAAAATGTGGGAAGGACTGGGCTATTATAACCGCGCCAAAAACCTGCATAAAACAGCAACACTTGTGCATGAACTTCCTTCCGATATCGAAGAACTCATCAAGCTTCCCGGAATCGGGAAAAATACTGCGCATGCTATCGCTGCTTTTGCCTTTCATCAACCCGTACCGATCATGGAAGCCAATGTAAAACGTATCTTGTGCCGTATATATAAACTTAAAACCCCTACGGAGAAAGAACTTTGGGAATATGCCTATAGACTTGTAGACAGAGACAACCCTTTTGACTACAATCAAGCGATGATGGATATCGGTGCAACGATCTGTCTACCTAAGAATGCACAGTGTAATCTCTGTCCGTTGGAGAGTATCTGTCAAGGCAAAGTTGATCCCGGGCTATACCCAATGAAGAAAAAACGTCTTGTTCCCACACGGGAAGAGCACATCGTGATCCATAGCTATAATGACCGTCTTTCACTTTCCCAGAGAAGCGGAAAGTTTTTACATGGACTTTGGGGGTTTGAGAGTATGGAAGTACCACCGTGTGCTGCTGAGTATCTGGGTGAAGTATCCCATGCATATACACACTTCAAACTTAACTGCAAAGTCTATCTTTACTATGAGAGCAGTCCTGAACAGATACACTATTTTAATTTGGATGAGATTAGAGAACTGGCGATCTCTAAAGTGGATGAAAAGATACTTAAACTTTTGGAGAAAACGATAGAGACACTTTAG